The following proteins are encoded in a genomic region of alpha proteobacterium U9-1i:
- a CDS encoding ATP synthase gamma chain, whose translation MPSLKEFRNRIASVKSTQKITKAMQMVAAAKLKRAQGAAEAARPYADRMARVIANLASAVSGEGAPPLLRGTGKDQVHLLVVATSERGLCGGFNTQIVRFAREKITELQAAGKTVKILAVGKKGRDQLRRMYGSLIIGFVDLSSHRNVGADAAHIVGDKVKELFDAGEFDVATFIFSRFKSVISQVPTAAQLIPARAPEGVTPPDLKGAVYEYEPSEEEILEALLPLYLNGQILQGLLENQAGFYGAQMSAMDNATRNAGDLIKKLTLRYNRQRQANITKELIEIISGAEAL comes from the coding sequence ATGCCCAGCTTAAAAGAGTTTCGCAATCGCATCGCCAGCGTGAAATCCACGCAGAAGATCACCAAGGCGATGCAGATGGTGGCGGCAGCCAAGCTGAAGCGTGCGCAAGGCGCGGCGGAAGCCGCGCGCCCGTATGCCGATCGCATGGCGCGCGTGATCGCCAACCTCGCCAGCGCCGTTTCGGGCGAAGGCGCGCCGCCTTTGCTGCGCGGCACGGGCAAGGACCAAGTGCATCTGCTTGTGGTGGCGACGAGCGAGCGCGGCCTTTGCGGCGGCTTCAATACGCAGATCGTGCGCTTCGCGCGTGAGAAGATCACGGAGCTGCAAGCGGCGGGTAAAACCGTGAAGATTCTCGCCGTCGGCAAGAAGGGGCGCGACCAGCTTCGCCGCATGTACGGGTCGTTGATCATCGGCTTTGTCGATTTGTCGTCACACCGCAATGTCGGCGCTGACGCCGCGCACATCGTTGGCGACAAGGTGAAAGAGCTGTTCGACGCTGGCGAGTTCGACGTCGCGACGTTCATCTTTTCGCGGTTCAAGTCCGTCATCAGCCAAGTGCCGACGGCGGCGCAGTTGATCCCGGCGCGCGCGCCGGAAGGCGTGACGCCGCCGGATTTGAAGGGCGCAGTGTATGAGTACGAGCCGAGCGAAGAGGAAATCCTCGAAGCTTTGCTGCCGCTCTACCTCAACGGCCAAATCCTGCAGGGTCTGCTTGAAAACCAAGCCGGCTTCTATGGCGCGCAGATGAGCGCGATGGACAACGCCACGCGCAACGCCGGCGATCTGATCAAGAAGCTTACGCTGCGCTACAACCGCCAGCGCCAAGCCAACATCACCAAGGAGCTGATCGAAATCATCTCCGGCGCGGAGGCGCTCTGA
- a CDS encoding integral membrane protein TerC, protein MNRSNEGLLRMDWDIAPLLSDPQAWAALITLIVMEVVLGIDNLIFISILTNKLPEAQRTRARRIGIGLALGLRLALLSTIAIIVGLIHPVFDLGWTGAPDSHGNPSFETAFSWRDIILIAGGLFLVWKATKEIHHAVEPAPTHDLLDKKAPVAMNFGSAIFQILLLDLVFSIDSILTAVGMTDHVPIMFAAVIFAVTVMLLAADPVANFINKNPTVVMLALGFLLMIGMVLIAEGFGVHVPKGYIYAAMAFSALVEGLNMLSRKAAVKRAAQTTQQQGGGHA, encoded by the coding sequence ATGAACCGTTCAAACGAGGGATTGCTTCGCATGGATTGGGATATCGCGCCGCTCTTGTCGGACCCGCAGGCTTGGGCCGCTCTCATCACCTTGATCGTGATGGAAGTCGTGCTTGGCATCGACAATCTGATTTTCATTTCGATCCTGACGAATAAACTCCCAGAGGCGCAACGTACGCGCGCGCGCCGTATCGGTATCGGCCTCGCCCTCGGTTTGCGGCTGGCGCTCCTCTCCACCATCGCCATCATCGTCGGTTTGATCCATCCGGTGTTTGACCTTGGCTGGACCGGCGCGCCGGACAGCCACGGAAATCCAAGCTTCGAGACGGCGTTCTCGTGGCGCGACATCATCCTGATCGCCGGCGGCCTGTTTCTGGTGTGGAAAGCCACCAAGGAAATCCACCACGCCGTCGAGCCGGCGCCTACGCATGATCTCCTGGACAAGAAGGCGCCGGTCGCCATGAATTTTGGCTCGGCGATCTTCCAGATCCTTCTGCTCGACCTCGTGTTCTCGATCGACTCGATCCTCACCGCCGTCGGCATGACCGATCACGTGCCGATCATGTTCGCCGCCGTGATCTTCGCCGTCACCGTGATGTTGCTCGCCGCTGACCCCGTCGCGAATTTCATCAACAAGAACCCCACAGTCGTGATGCTCGCGCTCGGCTTCCTTTTGATGATCGGTATGGTGCTGATCGCCGAAGGCTTCGGCGTCCACGTGCCGAAGGGCTACATCTACGCGGCGATGGCGTTCTCGGCGCTGGTCGAGGGCCTCAACATGCTGTCGCGCAAGGCGGCGGTGAAGCGCGCCGCGCAGACGACGCAGCAACAGGGAGGCGGCCATGCGTAA
- a CDS encoding uncharacterized conserved protein (COG1720) has protein sequence MGFQVNPVARVHSTRKDLTDDFWGAVEAEIVLEPDFDEEAFFGLADFSHVEIVFLMDRVDVAKVEAGARHPRERKDWPLVGIFAQRGKARPNRIGLTRATIIAVEGRVLRVRGLDAIDGTPVLDVKPWMDEFAPIGATRQPAWASELMRDYFKA, from the coding sequence ATGGGTTTCCAGGTAAACCCCGTCGCGCGCGTGCATTCGACGCGGAAGGATTTGACCGACGATTTCTGGGGCGCTGTTGAAGCTGAGATCGTGCTGGAGCCGGATTTTGACGAAGAAGCGTTCTTCGGGCTCGCCGATTTTTCCCACGTCGAAATTGTTTTCCTGATGGACCGTGTTGACGTCGCGAAGGTGGAAGCCGGCGCGCGGCATCCGCGTGAGCGCAAGGACTGGCCGCTCGTGGGTATCTTTGCTCAGCGTGGGAAGGCCCGCCCGAACCGTATTGGTCTGACGCGGGCGACGATCATCGCCGTCGAAGGACGTGTGCTGCGCGTGCGCGGGCTTGATGCGATCGACGGCACGCCGGTGCTGGATGTGAAGCCGTGGATGGATGAGTTCGCGCCGATTGGCGCGACCCGCCAACCAGCATGGGCAAGCGAACTCATGCGCGACTATTTCAAGGCGTAG
- a CDS encoding permeases of the major facilitator superfamily, with amino-acid sequence MTDAAAQPQTAAEVSPAKLRQVVMASAAGTVFEWYDFFVYGALASVIAPLFFAGLPDAQAFVFTLLTFAVGFVVRPLGALVFGKIGDSSGRKGAFLITITMMGLATFAIGLLPTNADIGIWAPVLLVTCRMLQGFALGGEYGGAAIYVAEHAHPKHRGRSTGWIQTSAAFGLVGALTVVMITRATLGEETFRAWGWRIPFLVSIGLLAISVWIRLQLEESPAFQKLKEEGRLSKRAYSESFFEWRNLKIVLLALFGVCMAQGVVWYTASFYTQFYLERTLKVDSQTVNILMIATVALSAPLYLFFARLSDKVGRKPVMLGGMLLMLVLYFPGYDLITRFANPALAEAWRTTPVTIVADPNDCTFQLDLTGGAHQFSTSCDIAKGALSNAGVSYTTEAGAPGSLARIRIGEEYEIESVSAEGQSLSDIRATRTGFERTLREVLTNAGYPAAAPGPMQGWSVSEVMRVFGEKFGVFLVMALFVVAATALYGPQAAALVELFPTRIRYTAMSLPYHIGTGWFGGLLPAIVFAINTATGQVNSGLWFPVVCTAIAAAVTLVFWPETKDRDIHAD; translated from the coding sequence ATGACAGACGCCGCCGCGCAGCCGCAAACGGCCGCCGAAGTATCGCCCGCAAAGCTTCGCCAAGTGGTGATGGCCTCGGCCGCCGGCACGGTGTTCGAGTGGTACGATTTCTTCGTCTACGGGGCCCTCGCTTCCGTCATCGCGCCGCTCTTTTTCGCGGGCCTGCCCGACGCACAGGCGTTCGTTTTCACGCTCCTCACCTTCGCCGTCGGCTTCGTGGTTCGTCCGCTCGGCGCGCTGGTGTTCGGCAAAATCGGCGATTCCAGCGGCCGCAAGGGCGCGTTCCTGATCACCATCACCATGATGGGCCTCGCGACCTTCGCCATCGGCCTCTTGCCCACCAACGCCGACATCGGCATCTGGGCTCCTGTTCTGCTGGTCACCTGCCGGATGCTGCAGGGCTTTGCGCTGGGCGGCGAGTATGGCGGCGCCGCGATCTACGTGGCCGAACACGCTCACCCCAAGCATCGAGGCCGCTCGACCGGCTGGATCCAAACTTCCGCGGCCTTCGGCCTGGTCGGCGCGCTGACCGTCGTCATGATCACCCGCGCCACGCTCGGCGAAGAAACCTTCCGCGCCTGGGGCTGGCGGATACCGTTTCTGGTGTCCATCGGCCTGCTCGCCATCTCCGTCTGGATTCGCCTCCAACTCGAAGAAAGCCCGGCGTTCCAGAAGCTCAAGGAAGAAGGCCGCCTCTCCAAGCGCGCTTACAGCGAAAGCTTCTTCGAATGGCGCAATCTCAAGATCGTCCTGCTGGCGCTGTTCGGCGTCTGCATGGCGCAGGGCGTCGTCTGGTACACGGCCAGCTTCTACACGCAGTTTTACCTCGAGCGGACGCTCAAAGTAGACAGCCAAACCGTGAACATCCTGATGATCGCGACCGTGGCGCTCTCAGCGCCGCTCTATCTCTTCTTCGCTCGCCTCTCGGACAAAGTCGGCCGCAAGCCGGTGATGCTCGGCGGCATGCTGCTGATGCTGGTGCTCTACTTCCCCGGCTATGACCTCATCACCCGCTTCGCCAATCCCGCGCTCGCCGAGGCCTGGCGCACGACGCCGGTGACAATCGTCGCCGACCCCAATGATTGCACCTTCCAACTCGACCTCACCGGCGGCGCGCACCAATTCTCGACCTCGTGCGACATCGCCAAGGGCGCGCTCTCGAACGCCGGCGTGAGCTACACCACGGAAGCGGGCGCGCCAGGCTCGCTTGCACGCATCCGCATCGGCGAGGAGTACGAGATCGAGAGCGTGAGCGCCGAAGGCCAATCGCTGTCGGACATTCGCGCCACCCGCACTGGCTTCGAGCGAACCTTGCGCGAAGTGCTCACCAACGCTGGCTACCCCGCCGCCGCACCCGGCCCAATGCAGGGCTGGAGCGTCTCGGAAGTCATGCGCGTGTTCGGAGAGAAGTTCGGCGTGTTCCTGGTGATGGCGCTGTTCGTCGTCGCCGCCACCGCGCTTTACGGCCCGCAAGCGGCGGCCTTGGTCGAGTTGTTTCCCACGCGCATCCGCTACACGGCGATGTCGCTGCCGTATCACATCGGCACCGGCTGGTTCGGCGGCCTGCTGCCGGCGATCGTCTTCGCTATCAACACGGCCACAGGGCAGGTGAATTCCGGGCTCTGGTTCCCTGTCGTTTGCACGGCCATAGCGGCAGCGGTAACCCTCGTGTTCTGGCCAGAGACGAAGGATCGCGACATCCACGCAGACTAA
- a CDS encoding ATP synthase delta chain, whose translation MADRADGEASEAAARYAQAVFELARDANGLDALEADFQKFDAAWKASADLREAARSPLIDPEEKSRALTAVAAKIGMSDLGRKLIGVAAQNRRAGELPGVLSTFRALLARHRGARQVEIVSAKSLGAAEQASILEALSKQLGAKVEAETRVDESLIGGFVVRVGSKQFDASVKSKLDALRLQLKSA comes from the coding sequence GTGGCCGACAGAGCAGACGGCGAAGCTTCCGAAGCAGCGGCGCGCTACGCGCAGGCCGTGTTCGAATTGGCGCGTGACGCCAATGGGTTAGACGCGCTTGAGGCCGATTTTCAGAAGTTTGACGCGGCCTGGAAGGCCAGCGCCGACCTGCGTGAGGCCGCGCGCTCGCCGCTGATCGATCCGGAAGAGAAATCACGCGCGCTGACGGCCGTGGCCGCGAAGATCGGCATGAGCGATCTAGGCCGGAAGCTGATTGGCGTGGCCGCTCAGAACCGCCGCGCTGGCGAACTGCCAGGCGTGCTATCGACATTCCGTGCCTTATTGGCGCGCCACCGGGGCGCCCGTCAGGTTGAAATCGTTTCCGCCAAGTCCTTGGGCGCGGCGGAGCAGGCTTCGATCCTTGAAGCGCTCTCCAAGCAATTGGGCGCCAAGGTTGAAGCCGAAACCCGCGTTGATGAGAGCCTGATCGGCGGCTTTGTCGTCCGCGTCGGCTCCAAGCAATTCGACGCTTCCGTCAAATCCAAGCTGGACGCGCTCCGCCTCCAGCTGAAATCCGCTTAA
- a CDS encoding homoserine and homoserine lactone efflux protein, giving the protein MIEPAALLAWTALALAATLSPGPDTLLVASHAARGGLRAGLAAAAGIVAGGFYYAALIGFGLLNVLVAIPALFLAVKIIGAIYLAWLGAGLIWNALRGKPETAPAKPIELSQPFMQAFLTNALNPKVALFYLAVLPQFASGPSAPAIGVLLIAIHYATAAIWMPCIAFAASRARKISWSRTFVRWLEGAIGVFFVAVAGRLVVAQR; this is encoded by the coding sequence GTGATCGAACCCGCCGCTCTCTTGGCCTGGACAGCGCTTGCGCTGGCCGCGACGCTCTCTCCCGGACCGGACACGCTCCTGGTTGCGAGCCACGCGGCGCGTGGTGGATTGCGCGCAGGCTTGGCGGCGGCGGCGGGCATTGTCGCGGGTGGATTTTACTACGCGGCGTTGATCGGCTTCGGGTTGCTCAACGTGCTGGTGGCAATCCCGGCCTTGTTCCTCGCGGTGAAGATCATCGGCGCTATTTATCTGGCGTGGCTTGGCGCGGGCCTCATCTGGAACGCGCTGCGCGGGAAGCCCGAAACGGCGCCCGCTAAGCCGATCGAGTTGAGCCAGCCATTCATGCAAGCATTCTTGACGAATGCGCTGAACCCGAAGGTGGCGCTGTTTTATCTGGCGGTGTTGCCGCAATTCGCATCTGGTCCGAGCGCGCCGGCGATCGGTGTGCTGCTGATCGCGATCCATTACGCGACAGCGGCGATCTGGATGCCGTGCATCGCCTTCGCCGCAAGCCGTGCGCGCAAAATTTCGTGGAGCCGCACGTTCGTGCGCTGGCTTGAGGGCGCCATCGGCGTTTTCTTCGTTGCCGTTGCGGGGCGTTTGGTGGTGGCGCAGCGATGA
- a CDS encoding 3-oxoacyl-[acyl-carrier protein] reductase — protein MYKPFDLTGKVALVTGGNGGIGLGMADALAQAGAAVEIWGTNAEKNAAALAQLKAHGGKASARIVDVSTEANIVAGFEALLKEHGRADCVIANAGVSNYWRSFLDMKADDYRRVMAINLDGMMWTMREACRHMKARAEAGDPGGSIVAVSSMVAHFGAQNTPDYAASKAGIIGFTNSIAVEFARYGVRCNALLPGWAETGLTEVAQGSDKFTKNVIEGRVPMRRWGRPDEFGGIAVYLASDASSFHTGDSIRIDGAYSVY, from the coding sequence GTGTACAAACCCTTCGACCTCACTGGAAAAGTCGCGCTGGTAACGGGCGGCAATGGCGGCATTGGCTTGGGCATGGCGGATGCGCTGGCTCAGGCGGGCGCGGCGGTCGAGATCTGGGGCACCAATGCGGAGAAGAATGCGGCGGCGTTGGCTCAGCTCAAGGCGCATGGCGGGAAAGCGAGCGCGCGGATCGTGGATGTATCCACGGAAGCCAACATCGTCGCGGGCTTCGAGGCGCTTCTCAAGGAACATGGGCGCGCCGATTGCGTAATCGCCAATGCCGGCGTCAGCAATTATTGGCGCTCGTTCCTGGACATGAAGGCGGACGATTATCGCCGCGTCATGGCGATCAACCTCGATGGCATGATGTGGACGATGCGAGAGGCGTGCCGGCACATGAAGGCGCGGGCTGAAGCGGGCGATCCGGGCGGTTCGATTGTCGCGGTGTCGAGCATGGTGGCGCATTTCGGCGCTCAGAATACGCCGGACTATGCGGCGTCCAAGGCGGGCATCATCGGTTTCACCAATTCGATCGCGGTGGAGTTCGCGCGCTACGGCGTGCGCTGCAATGCGCTGCTGCCGGGTTGGGCGGAGACGGGGCTGACCGAAGTCGCGCAGGGCAGCGACAAGTTCACGAAAAACGTCATCGAGGGCCGTGTGCCGATGCGGCGGTGGGGCAGGCCTGACGAGTTTGGAGGCATCGCCGTCTATCTCGCGAGCGACGCGTCGAGCTTTCATACCGGCGACAGCATCCGCATCGATGGCGCTTACAGCGTCTATTGA
- a CDS encoding ATP synthase alpha chain codes for MTLMDVRAAEISAILKEQIKGFGAEAKVAEVGRVLSVGDGIARVYGLEKVQAGEMVEFPGGVKGMALNLERDNVGVVIFGEDRGLKEGDTVKRLGAIVDVPVGKALLGRVVNPLGEPIDGKGPIAATERRVVDMKAPGIIPRKSVHEPMQTGIKAIDALIPVGRGQRELIIGDRQTGKTAIAIDTILYQKDAHDKNLPESEKLYCIYVVIGQKRSTVAQIVKMLEDKGALKYSIIVAATASEPAPLQFLAPFAGCAMGEYFRDNGMHALIIYDDLSKQAVAYRQMSLLLRRPPGREAYPGDVFYLHSRLLERSAKLNEDNGAGSLTALPVIETQANDVSAYIPTNVISITDGQIFLETDLFFSGIRPAVNVGISVSRVGGNAQIKAMKQAAGPLKGELAQYREMAAFAKFGSDLDAATQRLLNRGARLTELLKQNQFAPVPVEEQIVLIFAGTRGYTDKVAVNDVRRYEGELVSWMRSKKSDILNDIRTKKEFDKAGTLEGKLKAALDEFAGVFSA; via the coding sequence ATGACGCTCATGGACGTTCGCGCCGCTGAAATCTCCGCCATCCTGAAAGAACAGATCAAAGGCTTCGGCGCTGAAGCCAAGGTCGCTGAAGTCGGCCGCGTGCTGTCGGTCGGCGACGGTATCGCCCGCGTCTACGGCCTGGAAAAAGTTCAGGCCGGCGAAATGGTCGAGTTCCCCGGCGGCGTGAAGGGCATGGCCCTCAACCTCGAGCGCGACAATGTCGGCGTCGTGATCTTCGGCGAAGACCGCGGCTTGAAGGAAGGCGACACCGTGAAGCGCCTTGGCGCCATCGTCGACGTTCCTGTCGGCAAGGCGCTTCTGGGCCGCGTCGTGAACCCGCTGGGCGAGCCGATCGATGGCAAAGGCCCGATCGCCGCCACCGAACGCCGTGTCGTCGACATGAAAGCGCCGGGCATCATCCCGCGTAAGTCGGTGCACGAGCCGATGCAGACCGGCATCAAGGCGATCGATGCGCTGATCCCTGTCGGCCGCGGTCAACGCGAACTGATCATCGGCGATCGCCAAACCGGCAAGACTGCGATCGCCATCGACACGATCCTCTACCAGAAGGATGCGCACGATAAGAATTTGCCGGAGAGCGAGAAGCTCTACTGCATTTACGTCGTCATCGGGCAAAAGCGCTCGACGGTCGCTCAGATCGTCAAGATGCTCGAGGACAAGGGCGCGCTGAAATATTCGATCATCGTCGCCGCGACCGCTTCAGAGCCGGCGCCGCTGCAATTCCTGGCGCCGTTCGCCGGCTGCGCCATGGGCGAGTATTTCCGCGACAACGGCATGCACGCGCTCATCATTTATGATGACTTGTCCAAACAGGCCGTGGCGTATCGCCAGATGTCGCTGTTGCTGCGCCGCCCGCCGGGCCGCGAAGCCTATCCGGGCGACGTGTTCTACCTGCACTCCCGCCTGCTGGAGCGTTCGGCGAAGCTGAACGAGGACAATGGCGCGGGTTCGCTGACGGCGCTGCCGGTCATCGAAACGCAAGCCAACGACGTGTCGGCCTACATTCCGACCAACGTGATCTCGATCACCGACGGGCAAATCTTCCTTGAAACCGATCTCTTCTTCTCCGGTATTCGTCCGGCGGTGAACGTTGGTATCTCGGTGTCGCGCGTCGGCGGCAACGCGCAGATCAAGGCGATGAAGCAAGCCGCCGGCCCGCTGAAGGGCGAGCTCGCGCAATACCGCGAAATGGCGGCGTTCGCGAAGTTCGGCTCCGATCTCGACGCAGCCACGCAGCGCCTGCTCAATCGCGGGGCGCGCCTCACGGAACTGCTGAAGCAGAACCAGTTCGCGCCAGTGCCGGTTGAAGAGCAGATCGTGCTGATTTTCGCGGGCACGCGTGGTTACACCGATAAGGTGGCGGTGAACGACGTGCGTCGCTACGAGGGCGAACTCGTCTCGTGGATGCGTTCGAAGAAGAGCGACATCTTGAACGACATTCGCACCAAGAAGGAATTCGACAAAGCCGGGACGCTTGAAGGCAAGCTGAAGGCGGCGCTCGACGAATTCGCGGGCGTGTTCAGCGCGTGA
- a CDS encoding transmembrane protein precursor, with translation MKRFAIAAAAALTLVGPLAAAPAFADPPGRYAQHDRRDNDRNNRGDRDNRGQRWDNNRYNGYTYNGRWYYGQPTRAQMNRAQFGWHAWRRGERLPSAYHQRYRAVDYRSARLRAPPRGYHYVRDDRGDVLMVAIATGLIASVILANN, from the coding sequence ATGAAACGTTTTGCGATCGCGGCCGCGGCCGCCCTCACCCTGGTCGGCCCGCTCGCAGCGGCGCCAGCTTTCGCCGATCCGCCGGGCCGTTATGCCCAACACGATCGTCGCGACAATGACCGCAACAACCGTGGCGACCGCGACAATCGCGGCCAACGCTGGGACAACAACCGCTACAACGGCTACACCTACAATGGTCGCTGGTATTACGGCCAACCGACGCGCGCGCAAATGAACCGCGCTCAATTCGGTTGGCACGCCTGGCGCCGAGGCGAGCGTCTGCCGAGCGCGTATCATCAGCGCTATCGCGCAGTTGATTATCGCAGCGCGCGTCTCCGCGCTCCGCCACGCGGCTACCATTATGTCCGCGATGACCGCGGCGACGTGCTCATGGTCGCGATCGCCACCGGCCTCATCGCCAGCGTGATCCTCGCGAACAACTAA
- a CDS encoding threonyl-tRNA synthetase (COG0441): MITGPLCRAARALVEWPRDHLANVSGVNVEAIADFEMRKLDPGVEARVKLQHALEQGGALFLPEGNDGLGVRLKFRQRDVRQINRLENEGGPVGEDDI; the protein is encoded by the coding sequence ATGATCACTGGCCCGCTCTGTCGCGCCGCACGCGCGCTGGTGGAGTGGCCGCGCGATCATTTGGCGAATGTGTCGGGGGTAAACGTCGAGGCGATCGCCGACTTCGAAATGCGAAAGCTCGATCCGGGCGTTGAAGCGCGCGTCAAACTTCAACACGCTTTGGAACAAGGTGGCGCGCTGTTCCTGCCCGAAGGCAATGATGGACTAGGCGTCCGCCTTAAATTCCGCCAGCGCGACGTGCGCCAAATCAATCGCCTCGAGAATGAAGGCGGCCCGGTCGGCGAAGACGACATCTGA
- a CDS encoding organic hydroperoxide resistance protein: MADALYKTKAISQGGRAGGKVALAEGGLYFHMEHSKGLGGSGEGANPEQLFALGYANCFNSAVAFVAGQKKIDASKAVVTCEVGIGREEGGLGLSAKLTLAIPGMDRGQVQELLDAAHQVCPYSKATRGNIPVELVIEG; encoded by the coding sequence ATGGCAGACGCACTCTACAAGACGAAGGCGATTTCGCAGGGCGGCCGCGCCGGTGGCAAGGTCGCGCTCGCCGAGGGCGGACTTTACTTCCACATGGAGCATTCCAAGGGCCTTGGCGGTTCTGGCGAAGGCGCCAACCCCGAGCAATTGTTCGCGCTTGGCTACGCCAATTGCTTCAACAGCGCTGTGGCGTTTGTGGCGGGGCAGAAGAAGATCGATGCTTCGAAAGCGGTTGTGACGTGCGAAGTCGGCATCGGCCGCGAGGAGGGCGGGTTGGGCCTCTCCGCGAAACTCACGCTCGCCATCCCCGGCATGGACCGCGGGCAAGTGCAGGAGCTTTTGGACGCGGCGCACCAGGTGTGCCCGTACTCAAAGGCCACGCGGGGCAATATCCCGGTTGAGCTGGTGATTGAAGGATAG